The following coding sequences are from one Streptomyces sp. NBC_01232 window:
- a CDS encoding carbohydrate ABC transporter permease, producing the protein MAAHTSQSVAKAAGDDVENDVAARGRSRRTDSDSGNRGGSRGAKGASGLRRALGTHWYAWAMVAPVVLVLGVIIGWPLVRGIYLSLTDANERNVSRTIGVRHIEATYEFIGLDNYVDVLSDPVFLQRLVWTVVWTVACVSITFTLGLALANMLNREFRGRAAYRMALILPWAVPGFVSVFAWRFLFNRDNGILNKILDGGGIAAIPWLDDPTWAKFSVVAVNVWLGVPFMMVALLGGLQSIPGELYEAAEMDGASAWQRFRHITLPGLRAVSMTVILLSTIWTFNMFPVIFLLTRGGPGDSTEILVTQAFREAFVSSPRDFAGSATWGVLILALLMIFALVYRRSLRKQGEVW; encoded by the coding sequence ATGGCTGCTCACACCAGCCAGTCGGTGGCGAAGGCCGCGGGCGACGACGTCGAGAACGACGTCGCCGCCCGCGGCCGGAGCCGCAGGACTGACAGCGACAGCGGTAACCGCGGCGGCAGCCGCGGTGCAAAAGGCGCGTCCGGTCTCCGGCGCGCCCTCGGCACGCACTGGTACGCCTGGGCCATGGTCGCCCCGGTGGTGCTCGTCCTCGGCGTGATCATCGGCTGGCCGCTGGTCCGGGGCATCTACCTGTCGCTGACCGACGCCAATGAGCGCAACGTCTCGCGGACCATCGGCGTCCGGCACATCGAGGCCACGTACGAGTTCATCGGACTCGACAACTACGTGGACGTGCTCAGCGACCCGGTGTTCCTGCAGCGGCTGGTGTGGACGGTGGTGTGGACCGTCGCGTGCGTGTCCATCACCTTCACGCTCGGCCTGGCCCTGGCCAACATGCTCAACCGGGAGTTCCGGGGCCGCGCCGCCTACCGGATGGCGCTCATCCTGCCCTGGGCCGTCCCCGGCTTCGTCTCCGTCTTCGCCTGGCGGTTCCTCTTCAACCGCGACAACGGCATCCTCAACAAGATCCTCGACGGTGGCGGCATCGCCGCGATCCCGTGGCTCGACGACCCGACCTGGGCCAAGTTCTCGGTCGTCGCCGTCAACGTCTGGCTCGGCGTCCCCTTCATGATGGTCGCCCTCCTCGGCGGCCTGCAGTCGATCCCCGGCGAGCTCTACGAAGCCGCCGAGATGGACGGTGCCAGCGCCTGGCAGCGCTTCCGGCACATCACCCTGCCCGGACTGCGCGCGGTGAGCATGACGGTGATCCTGCTCTCCACCATCTGGACCTTCAACATGTTCCCGGTGATCTTCCTGCTCACCCGGGGCGGACCGGGCGACTCCACGGAGATCCTGGTGACCCAGGCCTTCCGCGAGGCGTTCGTGTCGAGCCCGCGCGACTTCGCCGGCTCCGCGACGTGGGGCGTACTGATCCTCGCGCTGCTCATGATCTTCGCGCTGGTCTACCGGCGCTCGCTGCGCAAGCAGGGAGAGGTGTGGTGA
- a CDS encoding sugar ABC transporter permease has product MSTANTARTATAPEATAPKAAAPGATAAAPAGRPRGSRSPLASVALHATLVVASVIAVFPVLWILLTSLKPAKHAITTDFVKEPTLGNYTYLLEQSHFLSWFANSVLVAGVTTVLGVFIAATTGYAVSRFKFPGMRPLMWTLLITQMFPMAILIVPLYNLMGDLGLLNQPLGLIITYLTIAVPFCAWMMKGFFDTIPVEIDESGRVDGLNPFGTFWRLILPLAKPGLAVTGFYAFITAWGEVAYASAFMVGEENLTLAGGLQTFVTQYTSNWGAMSAASVLIAIPAAIFFVFAQRHLVAGMTAGATKG; this is encoded by the coding sequence ATGTCCACTGCGAACACCGCCCGTACGGCCACCGCCCCCGAGGCGACCGCCCCCAAGGCCGCCGCCCCCGGGGCGACCGCGGCCGCGCCGGCCGGGCGCCCCCGGGGCAGCCGTTCCCCGCTCGCCTCCGTCGCCCTGCACGCCACCCTCGTCGTGGCATCCGTGATCGCAGTCTTCCCGGTGCTGTGGATCCTGCTGACCTCGCTCAAGCCGGCCAAGCACGCGATCACCACCGACTTCGTCAAGGAACCGACCCTCGGCAACTACACGTACCTGCTGGAACAGAGTCACTTCCTCAGCTGGTTCGCCAACTCCGTCCTGGTCGCCGGCGTCACCACCGTCCTCGGTGTCTTCATCGCCGCCACCACCGGATACGCGGTCAGCCGGTTCAAGTTCCCCGGCATGCGGCCGCTCATGTGGACCCTGCTCATCACGCAGATGTTCCCCATGGCGATCCTCATCGTCCCGCTCTACAACCTCATGGGCGATCTCGGCCTGCTCAACCAGCCCCTCGGCCTGATCATCACCTACCTCACCATCGCCGTGCCGTTCTGCGCCTGGATGATGAAGGGCTTCTTCGACACCATCCCGGTGGAGATCGACGAATCCGGCCGTGTCGACGGGCTCAACCCCTTCGGCACCTTCTGGCGCCTCATCCTGCCGCTCGCCAAGCCCGGCCTCGCCGTCACCGGCTTCTACGCCTTCATCACCGCCTGGGGCGAGGTCGCGTACGCCTCCGCCTTCATGGTCGGCGAGGAGAACCTCACCCTGGCCGGCGGCCTGCAGACCTTCGTCACGCAGTACACCTCCAACTGGGGAGCCATGAGCGCCGCCTCGGTCCTCATCGCCATCCCCGCGGCGATCTTCTTCGTCTTCGCCCAGCGTCACCTCGTCGCCGGGATGACGGCAGGCGCCACCAAGGGCTGA
- a CDS encoding multicopper oxidase family protein, whose amino-acid sequence MLSGSVAGKQAHADPGPGHGHGTPDPDAPIPQTPPLEKYVDPLPTPETAVPDTSAYPGADYYEFTMRPGTWRFHRDLGPADVWGYWAENPHDRHQPIGMGYLGPTISVIKDQPTVIKYRNKLPTTHLFQFVIDKIRSGDPQLAPIAPPPYKSEPPFPENVNVWNVVHQHGGFTPPQSDGMPLHSFSPDGIHAESYTTLEPDRVKRNEAICAYTNHERASMLWYHDHGMGMTSVNVYAGLAGLYLIRDPADERLGLPQGEFEVPLILQDRTFHRDGSLAYTMTQREGEDTPVVNGKAYPFLAVEPRRYRLRILNASNERFWRLRIDPPRDVVLQPNLPFWLIGTDGGFRAPLQMLNFLIGPAERYDLIVDFSGMPMGSKFTLTNYHAPVHYPGVPGLGPEISEVMQFQVTKPLSGVDRTTPPKKLRLPVVVPNEPEPDLHRREWVLYQHKLFSTMTFNAVPFMEPSQDFVKAGTKEIWEYVNPNHDAHPMHVHLVNFQVLNRQPIDAAAYQADYEKWIDGGRRAEDKPVLANYFTGPPIPPAPDEALSYKDTFKSYPETVTRIVTDVWSPPMEPIASIPNSATVLPATYVHHCHLLEHEDDDLMRPFTIVDPDAPLPVEQDGGHGGGNGGGGHGR is encoded by the coding sequence GTGCTTTCAGGGAGTGTTGCGGGAAAGCAGGCGCATGCGGATCCGGGGCCCGGCCACGGCCATGGGACACCTGACCCGGACGCCCCGATTCCACAGACGCCGCCGCTGGAGAAGTACGTCGACCCGCTGCCCACCCCGGAGACGGCCGTTCCGGACACTTCCGCCTATCCGGGCGCCGACTACTACGAGTTCACGATGCGGCCGGGCACCTGGCGCTTCCACCGGGATCTCGGGCCAGCGGACGTGTGGGGCTACTGGGCCGAGAACCCGCACGACCGTCACCAGCCGATCGGCATGGGCTACCTCGGGCCGACCATCAGCGTGATCAAGGACCAGCCCACGGTCATCAAATACCGCAACAAGCTGCCGACCACCCATCTGTTCCAGTTCGTGATCGACAAGATTCGCAGCGGGGACCCCCAGCTCGCTCCCATCGCCCCTCCTCCCTACAAGAGCGAGCCGCCTTTCCCCGAGAACGTCAACGTGTGGAACGTCGTGCACCAGCACGGCGGATTCACGCCACCGCAGTCCGACGGAATGCCGCTTCATTCGTTCAGTCCGGACGGCATTCACGCCGAGTCCTACACCACGCTGGAACCTGACCGCGTCAAGCGCAACGAGGCCATCTGCGCCTACACGAACCACGAGCGCGCGTCCATGCTCTGGTACCACGATCACGGCATGGGGATGACCAGCGTCAACGTCTACGCGGGTCTGGCCGGCCTGTACCTCATCCGCGACCCCGCCGACGAGCGGCTGGGGCTGCCGCAGGGCGAATTCGAGGTCCCCCTCATCCTGCAGGACCGGACCTTCCACCGGGACGGCTCGCTCGCCTACACCATGACCCAGCGGGAGGGCGAGGACACCCCGGTCGTCAACGGCAAGGCGTACCCCTTCCTGGCCGTCGAGCCGCGGCGCTACCGACTGCGGATCCTCAACGCCTCGAACGAGCGCTTCTGGCGGCTGAGGATCGACCCGCCCCGGGACGTGGTGCTCCAGCCCAATCTCCCGTTCTGGCTGATCGGCACCGACGGCGGATTCCGCGCTCCGCTGCAAATGCTGAACTTCCTGATCGGGCCGGCCGAGCGGTACGACCTGATCGTCGACTTCAGCGGGATGCCCATGGGCTCGAAGTTCACGCTGACGAACTACCACGCGCCGGTGCACTATCCCGGCGTGCCCGGCCTGGGACCGGAAATCTCGGAAGTCATGCAGTTCCAGGTCACCAAGCCACTGTCCGGGGTGGACAGGACGACGCCGCCCAAGAAGCTGAGACTGCCGGTGGTCGTGCCCAACGAGCCGGAACCGGACCTCCATCGGCGGGAATGGGTCCTGTACCAGCACAAGCTCTTCAGCACCATGACGTTCAACGCGGTGCCCTTCATGGAACCGTCCCAGGACTTCGTCAAGGCGGGCACGAAGGAGATCTGGGAGTACGTCAATCCCAACCACGACGCACACCCGATGCACGTCCACCTCGTCAACTTCCAGGTGCTGAACCGGCAGCCGATCGACGCGGCCGCCTATCAGGCGGATTACGAGAAGTGGATCGACGGCGGCCGCAGAGCGGAGGACAAGCCGGTGCTGGCGAACTACTTCACCGGCCCGCCGATCCCGCCGGCCCCGGACGAGGCGCTGTCCTACAAGGACACCTTCAAGTCCTATCCGGAGACGGTGACCCGGATCGTCACCGACGTGTGGAGCCCGCCGATGGAACCGATCGCGTCGATTCCGAACAGCGCCACGGTGCTCCCCGCGACGTACGTCCACCACTGCCATCTCCTCGAGCACGAGGACGACGACCTGATGCGCCCGTTCACGATCGTCGACCCCGACGCCCCGCTCCCGGTCGAGCAGGACGGCGGCCACGGCGGGGGGAACGGCGGCGGGGGCCATGGCCGATGA
- a CDS encoding carbohydrate-binding module family 20 domain-containing protein, whose product MPARAARAATFFATTALAAATLTAVGPQAVATPPGEKDVTAVLFEWRFDSVAKACTDSLGPAGYGYVQVSPPQEHVQGGQWWTSYQPVSYKIAGRLGDRAAFKAMVDTCHAAGVKVVVDSVVNHMAGPADAGATHTGTGGSSYTKYGYPGIYSGADMDDCRASITNYQDRGNVQNCELVQLADLDTGEDYVRGRIAGYLNDLLSLGVDGFRIDAAKHMPAGDLANIKSRLTNPGVYWKQEAIYGAGEAVSPSEYLGNGDVQEFRYARDLKRVFQSENLAHLKNFGEAWGYMPGGQAGVFVDNHDTERGGDTLSYKDGSAYTLASVFALAWPYGSPDVHSGYEWSDKDAGPPNGGTVNACYSDGWKCQHAWREISSMVGFRNAARGQSVTNWWDNGGDRIAFGRGTKAYVAINHEGSALTRTFQTSLPGGDYCDVQSGRTVTVNAGGQFTATLGAGTALALHAGARTCPGTPAGPAGASFGVSATTVPGQNIYVTGDRAELGGWNTGSALKLDPAAYPVWKLDVSLPAGTAFSYKYVRKDAAGNVTWESGANRTATVPASGRVTLTDTWRS is encoded by the coding sequence ATGCCTGCCAGAGCCGCCAGAGCTGCAACATTTTTCGCCACCACCGCACTCGCCGCCGCCACGCTCACCGCCGTCGGGCCGCAGGCCGTCGCCACGCCCCCCGGTGAGAAGGACGTCACCGCCGTGCTGTTCGAGTGGCGCTTCGACTCCGTCGCCAAGGCCTGCACCGATTCGCTCGGGCCCGCAGGGTACGGGTACGTGCAGGTCTCGCCGCCGCAGGAGCACGTGCAGGGCGGCCAGTGGTGGACCTCGTACCAGCCCGTCAGCTACAAGATCGCCGGACGGCTGGGTGACCGGGCCGCCTTCAAGGCGATGGTCGACACCTGTCACGCCGCCGGTGTGAAGGTCGTCGTCGACTCCGTCGTCAACCACATGGCCGGCCCCGCGGACGCGGGCGCCACCCACACCGGGACCGGGGGATCTTCGTACACGAAGTACGGGTACCCGGGGATCTATTCGGGCGCCGACATGGACGACTGCCGCGCCTCGATCACGAACTACCAGGACCGGGGCAACGTCCAGAACTGCGAACTCGTGCAGCTCGCCGACCTGGACACCGGTGAGGACTACGTGCGCGGGCGCATCGCCGGCTACCTGAACGACCTGCTGTCGCTGGGCGTGGACGGCTTCCGGATCGACGCCGCCAAGCACATGCCCGCCGGCGACCTCGCCAACATCAAGTCCCGGCTGACCAACCCCGGCGTGTACTGGAAGCAGGAGGCGATATACGGGGCGGGCGAGGCCGTCTCGCCGAGCGAGTACCTGGGGAACGGGGACGTGCAGGAGTTCCGGTACGCCCGCGACCTCAAGCGCGTCTTCCAGAGCGAGAACCTCGCCCACCTGAAGAACTTCGGCGAGGCCTGGGGCTACATGCCCGGCGGACAGGCCGGGGTCTTCGTCGACAACCACGACACCGAGCGCGGTGGCGACACCCTCAGCTACAAGGACGGGTCCGCCTACACGCTGGCCAGCGTCTTCGCGCTGGCCTGGCCCTACGGCTCGCCCGACGTGCACTCCGGCTACGAGTGGAGCGACAAGGACGCAGGCCCGCCGAACGGCGGCACGGTGAACGCCTGTTACTCCGACGGCTGGAAGTGCCAGCACGCCTGGCGGGAGATCTCCTCCATGGTCGGCTTCCGCAACGCCGCCCGCGGGCAGTCCGTCACGAACTGGTGGGACAACGGCGGCGACCGGATCGCCTTCGGGCGCGGCACCAAGGCGTACGTGGCGATCAACCACGAGGGTTCCGCCCTGACCCGGACCTTCCAGACCTCGCTGCCGGGCGGCGACTACTGCGACGTGCAGAGCGGGCGGACCGTCACCGTCAACGCCGGCGGGCAGTTCACCGCCACCCTCGGCGCCGGGACGGCCCTCGCCCTGCACGCCGGTGCCCGCACCTGCCCGGGCACCCCGGCGGGGCCCGCCGGAGCCTCCTTCGGTGTGAGCGCGACCACCGTTCCCGGGCAGAACATCTACGTCACCGGTGACCGCGCCGAGCTCGGCGGCTGGAACACCGGGAGCGCCCTCAAGCTCGACCCGGCGGCCTACCCCGTCTGGAAGCTCGACGTGAGCCTTCCGGCCGGGACCGCGTTCTCGTACAAGTACGTCCGCAAGGACGCCGCCGGAAACGTCACCTGGGAGAGCGGCGCCAACCGCACCGCCACCGTCCCCGCGAGCGGCAGGGTCACGCTGACCGACACCTGGCGCAGCTGA
- a CDS encoding glycoside hydrolase family 13 protein codes for MTQHLADALPTSTGTQPGWWREAVIYQVYPRSFADSNGDGMGDLEGIRSRLPYLKELGVDAVWLSPFYASPQADAGYDVADYRAIDPMFGTLHDADAVIREAHELGLRIIVDLVPNHCSDQHEWFKQALREGPGTPLRERFHFRPGQGENGELPPNDWESIFGGPAWTRVADGEWYLHLFAPEQPDFNWEHPAVQDEFRSILRFWLDLGADGFRIDVAHGLVKAPGLPDLGRDEQLKLLGNQVLPFFDQDGVHEIYRSWRLVLDEYAGDRIGVAEAWTPSADRTAMYLRPDELHQAFNFHYLNTGWDAEALRATIDESLDSMRPVGAPTTWVLSNHDVVRHRTRFGTLEKARAAALLMLALPGSAYVYQGEELGLPEVVDLPDEVRQDPSFFKANGQDGLRDGCRVPIPWSGDQAPYGFGTGGSWLPQPAEWAGLSVEAQTGDPESTLELYRSALQVRRAHPALGAGDGVEWLPAPAGVLAFRRGDFVCTVNTTDEPVRLPAQGTVLLASGDLAEPDVLPADCTVWWQG; via the coding sequence ATGACCCAGCACCTCGCCGACGCGCTCCCCACCTCCACCGGCACGCAGCCCGGCTGGTGGAGAGAAGCGGTGATCTACCAGGTCTATCCGCGCAGCTTCGCCGACTCCAACGGGGACGGCATGGGGGACCTCGAAGGCATCCGCAGCCGACTGCCCTACCTCAAGGAGCTGGGCGTCGACGCCGTCTGGCTCAGCCCCTTCTACGCCTCCCCGCAGGCCGACGCCGGCTACGACGTCGCCGACTACCGGGCCATCGACCCGATGTTCGGCACCCTGCACGACGCCGACGCCGTGATCCGCGAAGCCCACGAACTGGGCCTGCGCATCATCGTCGACCTCGTCCCGAACCACTGCTCCGACCAGCACGAATGGTTCAAGCAGGCCCTGCGCGAAGGACCCGGCACCCCGCTGCGCGAGCGCTTCCACTTCCGCCCCGGACAGGGCGAGAACGGTGAGCTCCCGCCCAACGACTGGGAGTCGATCTTCGGCGGTCCCGCGTGGACCCGCGTCGCGGACGGCGAGTGGTACCTGCACCTCTTCGCCCCCGAGCAGCCCGACTTCAACTGGGAACACCCCGCCGTCCAGGACGAGTTCCGCTCCATCCTGCGGTTCTGGCTCGACCTCGGCGCCGACGGCTTCCGCATCGACGTGGCCCACGGCCTGGTCAAGGCCCCGGGCCTGCCCGACCTCGGCCGCGACGAACAGCTCAAGCTGCTCGGCAACCAGGTCCTGCCCTTCTTCGACCAGGACGGCGTCCACGAGATCTACCGCTCCTGGCGCCTGGTCCTCGACGAGTACGCGGGCGACCGCATCGGCGTCGCCGAGGCCTGGACCCCCAGCGCCGACCGCACCGCCATGTACCTGCGCCCCGACGAGCTGCACCAGGCCTTCAACTTCCACTACCTGAACACCGGCTGGGACGCCGAGGCCCTGCGCGCCACCATCGACGAGTCGCTCGACTCGATGCGGCCCGTCGGCGCCCCCACCACCTGGGTGCTGTCCAACCACGACGTGGTCCGCCACCGCACCCGCTTCGGCACCCTGGAGAAGGCGCGCGCCGCCGCCCTGCTGATGCTGGCCCTGCCCGGGTCGGCGTACGTCTACCAGGGCGAGGAGCTCGGCCTGCCGGAGGTGGTGGACCTCCCGGACGAGGTGCGCCAGGACCCCTCCTTCTTCAAGGCGAACGGCCAGGACGGGCTCCGCGACGGCTGCCGCGTACCGATCCCGTGGAGCGGCGACCAGGCCCCGTACGGCTTCGGCACGGGAGGCAGCTGGCTCCCGCAGCCCGCGGAATGGGCCGGGCTCAGCGTCGAGGCGCAGACCGGAGACCCGGAGTCCACGCTCGAGCTGTACCGCTCCGCCCTGCAGGTGCGGCGCGCGCACCCGGCGCTGGGCGCGGGCGACGGCGTCGAGTGGCTTCCCGCCCCGGCCGGCGTGCTGGCCTTCCGGCGCGGGGACTTCGTCTGCACCGTGAACACCACGGACGAGCCGGTACGGCTGCCCGCGCAGGGCACGGTCCTGCTCGCGAGCGGTGACCTCGCCGAGCCCGATGTCCTTCCGGCGGACTGCACGGTGTGGTGGCAGGGGTGA
- a CDS encoding extracellular solute-binding protein, producing MRRGIAATALVATLALAATACGGDDKDAAGGSKAGGELSGTVTWWDTSNDAEKASFQKLAEAFTAKHPKVTVKYVNVPYGDAQNKVKNAFSSGSEAPDVIRADVGWVADFASLGYLDEVPAETAKKIDAEFLSQAAASGKYEGKTYAVPQVIDTLGLFYNKKMLADAGVQPPKTLEEVKTAAAAIKSKTGKAGLYLRGDDSYWFLPLIYGEGGDLVDAKNKTVTVDNEAGVKAFKTARDLVTSGAAITNATDGWTNMQTAFKSGEAAMMINGPWAVADSFAGDQFKDKANLGIAAVPAGSVKAGAPQGGHDLAVYAGSKNTAAAHAFVEYMTSQEVQVQSAKELSLLPTRTAAYDQPDVKSSEMVQFFKPAVDKAVERAWIPENGSLFEPLKVEYTKAITGASSPEDAAKAAGVEFRKILKGWK from the coding sequence ATGCGGCGTGGCATAGCGGCCACCGCGCTGGTCGCGACCCTGGCGCTCGCGGCAACGGCTTGCGGTGGGGACGACAAGGACGCAGCCGGCGGGTCCAAGGCTGGCGGCGAGCTTTCCGGCACGGTCACGTGGTGGGACACCTCGAACGACGCCGAGAAGGCGAGCTTCCAGAAGCTCGCCGAGGCGTTCACCGCGAAGCACCCGAAGGTGACCGTCAAGTACGTCAACGTCCCGTACGGCGACGCGCAGAACAAGGTCAAGAACGCCTTCAGCAGCGGCTCCGAGGCACCTGACGTGATCCGCGCCGACGTCGGCTGGGTCGCGGACTTCGCCTCGCTGGGCTACCTCGACGAGGTCCCGGCCGAGACGGCGAAGAAGATCGACGCCGAGTTCCTCTCGCAGGCCGCGGCCAGCGGCAAGTACGAGGGCAAGACCTACGCCGTCCCGCAGGTCATCGACACCCTCGGCCTCTTCTACAACAAGAAGATGCTCGCCGACGCCGGCGTCCAGCCCCCCAAGACGCTGGAAGAGGTGAAGACCGCCGCCGCCGCCATCAAGAGCAAGACCGGCAAGGCCGGCCTCTACCTCCGCGGCGACGACTCCTACTGGTTCCTCCCCCTCATCTACGGTGAGGGCGGCGACCTGGTCGACGCCAAGAACAAGACGGTCACCGTCGACAACGAGGCGGGCGTCAAGGCCTTCAAGACCGCTCGTGACCTGGTCACCTCCGGCGCGGCGATCACCAACGCCACCGACGGCTGGACCAACATGCAGACGGCCTTCAAGTCCGGCGAGGCCGCCATGATGATCAACGGTCCGTGGGCCGTCGCCGACAGCTTCGCCGGTGACCAGTTCAAGGACAAGGCCAACCTCGGCATCGCCGCGGTCCCGGCCGGTTCCGTCAAGGCCGGCGCCCCGCAGGGCGGCCACGACCTCGCCGTCTACGCCGGTTCCAAGAACACCGCCGCGGCGCACGCCTTCGTCGAGTACATGACCTCGCAGGAGGTCCAGGTGCAGTCGGCCAAGGAGCTCAGCCTGCTCCCGACCCGTACCGCCGCCTACGACCAGCCGGACGTCAAGAGCAGCGAGATGGTCCAGTTCTTCAAGCCGGCCGTCGACAAGGCCGTCGAGCGCGCCTGGATCCCGGAGAACGGCTCCCTCTTCGAGCCGCTGAAGGTCGAATACACCAAGGCGATCACCGGGGCCTCGAGCCCGGAGGACGCGGCCAAGGCGGCCGGCGTCGAGTTCCGCAAGATCCTCAAGGGCTGGAAGTAA
- a CDS encoding LacI family DNA-binding transcriptional regulator encodes MAGVTSPLRLTDIAAQAEVSEATVSRVLNGKPGVAAGTRHKVLAALDLLGYERPVRLKRRSNGLVGLLIPELTNPIFPAFAQVIEQALAGHGYTPVLCTQTPGGATEDELVEQLEERGVTGIVFLSGLHADAHADPARYQRLAARGVPFVLINGFNEQVNAPFISPDDRAAADMAVRHLQDLGHHRIGLAIGPTRYVPSARKEQGFLTALPSAEADGLIQRTLFTVEGGHAAGMALLDRGCTGIVCGSDPMALGVIRAARERGLRVPQDVSVVGFDDSPLIAFTDPPLTTVRQPVRAMATAAVGALLEAVSGTPVQRTEYVFQPELVVRGSTGQVP; translated from the coding sequence GTGGCAGGGGTGACTTCCCCGCTGAGGCTGACGGACATCGCCGCGCAGGCCGAGGTCAGCGAGGCGACCGTCAGCCGCGTGCTGAACGGCAAACCGGGCGTCGCGGCCGGCACCCGTCACAAGGTGCTGGCCGCGCTCGACCTGCTGGGCTACGAGAGGCCCGTACGGCTCAAGCGGCGCAGCAACGGGCTGGTGGGGCTGCTCATCCCGGAGCTCACCAACCCGATCTTCCCGGCGTTCGCGCAGGTCATAGAGCAGGCGCTGGCCGGGCACGGGTACACGCCGGTGCTCTGCACGCAGACCCCCGGCGGGGCCACCGAGGACGAGCTGGTGGAGCAGCTGGAGGAACGCGGGGTCACCGGGATCGTCTTCCTGTCGGGCCTGCACGCCGACGCCCACGCGGACCCCGCGCGCTACCAGCGACTGGCGGCGCGCGGGGTGCCGTTCGTTCTGATCAACGGCTTCAACGAGCAGGTGAACGCCCCGTTCATCTCCCCGGACGACCGTGCGGCCGCCGACATGGCCGTACGGCACCTCCAGGACCTCGGGCACCACAGGATCGGCCTCGCGATCGGACCGACGCGGTACGTGCCGTCGGCCCGCAAGGAGCAGGGCTTCCTCACCGCCCTGCCGTCGGCGGAGGCGGACGGGCTGATCCAGCGCACCCTCTTCACGGTGGAGGGCGGACACGCGGCGGGCATGGCCCTGCTGGACCGCGGCTGCACGGGCATCGTGTGCGGCAGCGACCCGATGGCGCTCGGCGTCATCCGCGCGGCGCGCGAGCGGGGGCTGCGGGTGCCGCAGGACGTGTCGGTGGTCGGCTTCGACGACTCACCGCTGATCGCGTTCACGGACCCGCCGCTGACGACGGTCCGCCAGCCGGTGCGGGCGATGGCGACGGCGGCGGTGGGCGCCCTTCTGGAGGCGGTGTCGGGCACCCCGGTCCAGCGCACGGAGTACGTCTTCCAGCCGGAACTGGTGGTACGGGGCTCGACGGGACAGGTGCCGTAG